The sequence below is a genomic window from Streptosporangium lutulentum.
GCGCGTCGCTCAGGTGCGCGGTCTCCAGTGACTCGGGCCGGAGCGCGTCGACCGAGCGCCGGGCCTCCGCCAGACTCTCCCTCGCCAGCCCCTTCACGGCCTCGAAGGGGCGGCGCCACGGCGCCGGGACCTCGTGGATCTGCTCGGCGGCCTGGAGCTGCGTGATGATCCCGGTGAGCCCCTGCGCCAGGGTGTCGTGGATCTCGCGAGCCATCCGCTGGCGCTCGTCGAGGACCCCCGCCTCCCTGGCCTGGGCGAGCAGCTGGGCGTGCAGGCCGGCGTTCTCGGCGAGCGACGCCTCCAGCAACCGGTTCGTACGGCTCAGCTCGTCAAGGGCCCGGAGACGCTGCTCCCTCTCCTTCTCGGCGATCTGGAGGAACCAGGCGGTGCCGCACATCATGACGACGTTGACGACAACGATGATCACGGAGATCGTCAGGCCGAGAGCGGTCGTCTTGGGCACGTCGGATGCCTGGGCGGCACCGGCCACGACCGCCACGGCGGCCACGCCCAGCAGCCGCCACGGCCAGCGGAGGATGGTGAAGGCGTAGATGTAGGGGGCGGGGGTGAACAACGCGAACGCCGGGTCCCGCGCCACCAGGACCGCGGTGATCACCAGCAGTCCGGTGAAGAACACCCCCATGATCAGTGGCCGCTCCCACCAGGCGGGGCGCAGGGTGAACATGAGGAGCATCCACCCCGCGGCCACCCCGCACAGGACGAGGTCGACGAGCAGGGAGTCGCCGCCCGCCGACTGCTCCGCGATCACCTTGAAGACGACGAGGGCGGCCAGCAACGTGTACGGCACCACGGTCACCAGCAGAAGGGGGGGGCCGTCCTTGCTTCACGATCCAGGACTCTGGCATCTGCCCGCTCATATCCCTCTCCTTCCGCCTTGAGCTTGTCTCCGGCGTCTGTTCCCGGCGTCTACTCCCAACGGAACCAGCGGACCGCGATGACCGAGCATATGACCGCGTAGCCCGCCAAGGTCAACAATGGCTGGGCGGATGGGAAATGGCCCTCGAAAGCAGCCTCCTGGAACGCCTGCATCCCCGCTCCGAGTGGGGTGTAGTGGCTGATGCTCTGCATCAGCGGGGGCATTTGCGCGATCGGCACCCAAAGCCCGGCGAAGAACATCATCGGAAAGAACGCCACCGTGCCGATCGCCGTGGCCGGGCCACGTCCGGGCGCCAGCGCGGTGATCAGCAGGCCGATCGAGAGCAGCGCGGCGGCCGCGAGCAGCCAGCCGACGACGAAGCCGGCGAGATTCTCCGGCAGGCGGACGCCGAAGCCGAGCCTGGCCACGGCGAGGAACAGGGTCACCGCGACGAGCGCGATGGCGAGGTTGGCCACGAGCTGGGCGGCGAGCACGCGGGCCGGGCCGATCGGCGTGGTCCGCATGCGCCGCAGCACGCCGTTCTCACGGTATCCCGCGAGTATCGTCGGCAGGGCGGTCAGTGCCAGGATCGCCAGGTTGAACAGGATGATGACCGGCACGTAGAGGTCGAAGTACGTCAGGTCGCCGCCGACCTCCACGGCCTCCCCCAGGGCGGGGACGTTTCCGAGGATGATCAACAGGACCAGCGGGAAGCCGACCCCCCAGAGGGGACCGGTCTTCTCGCGGACGCAGAGCTTGACCTCGGCTTTGGTGAGCCTCCACGTCGCGGAACCGCGCTTGGCGGTGAGGGGTGCGGTGGTGTTCAGGACTGACATGAGTATGACTGCCTCTCTGTGGCCGGGCTGCTCTGTGGCTGGGCTGAGTCGGTTCGGATCACTCGGATCACGAGGCGTCGTCGGGGCGTTTCCCGGTCAGCTCGACGAACGCGTCCTCCAGGCTCGCCTGCTCGACGCGCAGCCGTTCGGCCACGATCTGGTTGCGGGCCAGTACGGCGGTGACGGCGTTGAGCGCGTTGCTGTTGCCGTTGACGATGACCAGCTCGCCCCGGCGGGTGACGCCGGAGACGTCGGGCAGACTCGTCAGCAGCTCGTCGTCGATCTGCCTGGACGGGCGGAACTGGATCCGCTGCTCGATGCGGGCCCGCTCGGTCAGGCCGGCCGGGGTGTCCACCATGACGACGCGGCCCGCGTCGATCAGCGCCAGCCGGTCACACAGCCGCTCGGCCTCCTCCATGAAGTGGGTGACCAACACGATCGTCACCCCGCGAGAGCGCACGCCCTCGATCAGGTCCCAGGTGTCGCGCCGGGCCTGCGGGTCGAGGCCGGTGGTGAGCTCGTCGAGTATCGCCACCTGAGGGCTGCCGACGAGTGCCAGCGCGATGGAGAGCCGCTGCTTCTGGCCACCGGACAGCTTGGCGTACCTGGTCTTCGCCTTGCTCGCCAGGCCGAGGCCGTCCATCAGCTCGCGCCAGTCGGCCGGATCGGGATAGAAGGAGCTGTAGAGCTCCAGGGCCTCGGCGACCTCCAGCCGCTCCTGGATCTGCCCCGCCTGCAACTGCACGCCGAGCCGCCGGGTCAACTCGGCGTGGTCCCTGCGGGGGTCGAGCCCGAGCACCTTGATCTCGCCCCGGTCCGGCACGCGGAGGCCCCCGATGCACTCCACGGTCGTCGTCTTGCCGGCGCCGTTCGGGCCGAGGATCCCGAAGATCTCGCCCTCCTGAACGGTGAGCGAGACATCGTCGACCGCGACGTTGTTCCCATAGCGCTTGTGGAGATTACGTACCTCGATCACTGGCGGCATGCGCGCGTCCTTTCGGGCTCAGACCCTGGCGGCTGGCTACGTTCAGCCTTCTACGACCGGCACTCCGCGAACACCGACCAGTGGACTGGACCTGGCTGCCGAGCGGTGGGGGCGTCGGCCCAACCAGGCGGGTGGTCGCCATCCACCGATCGGTGGATCGCGACCCGGACGCGGGGAGCGTGGAAAGCGGCGGGACCGGTCGCTCCGTGAACGCGGCCGCACCAGAAAACGCAGACGAACGCGGCGACAGCTGCACATCGACGTCCGTGTCGAGGACCTGGAGCAGGCCGAGCAGAAAGCGCTGGCCCTCGGGGCCCGCAGGCTACGCGGCGGCGGCGAACGGTTCCGCGTCTACGAAGACCTCGTCGGCCACCCTTTCTGTCTCGTGTCCTGGTGACCCACCGGGACGGCATCGCCGGCGGATCGGATCCGGTGAGAACCGACAGCCCTCGCCGCTTCTCGGTGTGTCCGCCCTGGCCTGTTCTCCGTCGGGGGCCGTGAAGCGTCGCGATGATCAAGGTATATCTTGATATCAAGGTAATTTACCTTGATATCAAGATATATGCGAGGAGTTCCGATGCTGCACCACGTCCAACTGGCCTGTCCGCCCGGAAGCGAGCCCGCCTTGCGGGACTTCTACGAGGGTGTGCTCGGTCTGGCCGAGGTTCCCAAGCCCCCGGTCCTCGCCGCGCGGGGTGGGTGCTGGTTTCGCGGCCACGGCATCGAGTTGCATCTCGGCGTCGAAGCCGACTTTCGTCCGGCGCGCAAGGCTCACCCCGGCCTGCTGGTCCGCGACATCGACGAGTGGGCCCGGCGTCTGACCGAGGCGGGCTACCCGGCCTCCTTCGACGACGATTTCCCGGGAATGCGCCGCTTCTACAGCGAAGACCCCCACGGCAACCGCCTGGAGTTCCTCGAACCGCTCTCCTGACAGCGGGTGGTCGCCGAACCGGTTCGGCGGCGCCTTCGCGTAACTGCATCTGGCTGACGCCCTGCGGCGGGCGAGCAGGGCGAGGCCGTCGTGACCGCGTGGTCGGAGGTGGAGAGCAGTGTCGTCACCGGCCTCACCCCGGCCGACGTCGACGAGCCCACCCGACTGCTGCCCGGAGAGGTGGGGCTGCCTTCTGAACCGCGCCGCCGTACTCCTGGGCTGCGGCGGGAGGAGGTGACCCAGCTCGCGGGCATGTCGGCCGACTATCTGATGCGGCTGGAGCAGGCGCGCAGCCCGCAGCCGTCGACGCAGCTGCTGGCGGCGCGGGCGCTGTTCGGCTGCCACTGCACGATCGAGGAGCCCGACCGCAACATTCCCTGGCGCTGGTTCACCGACGCGTTCGTACGTGAGGCCTACCCGGAGGAGGAACACGCCGAGTACTCCCGCCTGCACGTGGCCGACCTACGCGCGGCCGTGGTCCGCCGCGGCGACGACCCGGCCGCCGCGGCGCTGGTGGAGCGGCTGCGCGCGGCCAGCGAGGAGTTCACGCGGCTGTGGGAGCTGCACGAGGTGGCGGTACGGCGGGCCAGCCGGATGCGCCTGCGGCACCCCGCGATCGGGCCGATGGAGTTCGACTACGAGGCGCTGCTGGCCCCGGCCGAGGACCAACGGCTGCTGATCTACACGCCGCCGCCGGGCTCGAAGACGTTCGAGGCGCTGGAGCTGCTGCGGGTGGTCGGCCCGGAGACCGCGCACCGCAGCCACCGATAGGCGCTGGGGCCACCTGATCCTCTGCCTGCCGGACACGGCCCTAGAGGAGCGAGGTGCCCGAGGTGCGGCGCAGGGCCTGGGGGGTCAGATCGGCGAGGGTGGGATAGCCGTCCACGGCCATGATCAGGTCGGCTTCGGCGAGGAGGGCGCGCAGGACGTGGACGATGCCGTCGACGCCGCCCAGGGCGAGGCCGTAGGCGTAGGGGCGGCCGACGCCGACGGCGGTGGCGCCGAGGGCGAGGGCTTTGATCACGTCGGCTCCGGATCGGACGCCGGAGTCGAACAGGACGGGCAGGCCGTCCGCGGCGTCGACCACGTCGGGGAGGAGGTCGAGGGCGGCCAGCCCGCCGTTGGCCTGCCGTCCGCCGTGGTTGGAGCAGTAGATGCCGTCGACGCCGGCGTCCTTGGCCCGGCGGGCGTCGTCGGGGTGGCAGATGCCCTTCAGGACCAGGGGCAGGTCGGTGAGCGAGCGCAGCCAGGGCAGGTCGTCCCAGGTGAGAGGGTTGCCGAAGACTCCGGCCCAGTGCATGACGGCGGCCCGCGGATCCTCTTCCGGGGTGCGGGCGAGCTGGGCGCGGAAGACCGGATCCGAGGTGTAGTTGGCCAGGCAGTGCCCGCGTAGCTGAGGGAAGTTGCCGGTGCTCAGGTCACGGGGACGCCAGCCGGTGACCCAGGTGTCGAGGGTGACGACGATGCCTTTGAAGCCGGCGGCCTCGGCGCGATGGACCAGGTTTTCGGCCAGCTTCCGATCCGTGGGGGTGTAGAGCTGGAAGAAGCCGGGGGTCTCGCCGAACTCCTGGGCCACGGCCTCCATCGGATCGACGGAGAGCGTCGAGGCGATCATCGGAACCCCGGTGCGAGCCGCCGCCCGGGCCGTGGCCAGGTCTCCGTGCCCGTCCTGCGCGCACAGGCCGATCACTCCCACCGGGGACATGAACAGCGGGGACGGTAGCTTCAGGCCGAACAACTCCACCGACAGCTCGCGCCGTGCCGCCCCCACGAGCATCCGGGGGATCAGGCCCCAGTGCTGGAAGGCGGCGACATTGGCGCGCTGGGTGTATTCGTCACCGGCGCCCCCCGCGACGTACGACCAGATCGAGGGCGGCAGCATGGCCTCGGCCCTGGCTTCGAGCTCGGCGAAGGTCATCGGCAGCCCCGGCACGACGCCGCGGAGGCCGTCGAAGTAGATCTCGTGCTGGTAGTCGCCGAACTGTGGGCTCATGCCAAGTGCCTTCCACTGGGATCGGAGTGCCGCCGTGGGCCGGGGAGGACGCGGCGAACCCCTTATCCATGGGGTACCCGTTCCCGGACGAGCTCGGCCGGTACGGGCGCGTCGAGATATTCCAGCAGAGCGGCGAGCTTATGGTCCAGTGTGATGCCGACCTCGGTGATGTCGGGGTTGCCGAAACTGGCGAACCGGGTGCTGGGCTGGTCCACGGCGAAACGGGTCGTGCCTCCGGCGTCTTCGTAGATCGCCGTGCGCAGCGGCGCGTAGAGCAGGACGGCGGGATCGTGGTGGTACATCCCCTGGGCGATCGCGTGGTTCCCCATCAGGTACTCGACGCAGACCCACCGCTCGCCGGCCAGCCGCATCAGCGGGGTGAAGTCGTGGCTCCAGTAGATGATGAAGCCGTGCGGCGCGTTCTGGGCCGTGGCCCGGAGAACGGTGTCCCAGTCGGCCTCGTCCCTGATGAGCCGCTCGAAGCGTTCGGTGTCGAACACGGGAACGGCGCGCTCGTAACGCTCCCGGAACTCCTGGAACGGGGCGGAGACGCCGACGGTCAGGCGGTTCACCTCGTGCGGGACGGTGTGGACTCCGGTGTCCGTCCGCTGGATCATGATTCCTCCAATGAGAATTCGGTGTCCGCTCGCACCTCGCCGGCCGCGAGTGTGGATTCACGGAATGCCCTGACTCGATGGTGGATTCGGTGAGCCGTCCTCACCGGCGGGAAGCGCCGGAGGGCCACTTGGCTTGCGATTCAATAGTCAGGCATGTGGTAAACCGTATGTAGCAGACTTGTGCACCGCAAGCCAGTAATGGGAGAAAAGGGGTAAAACTGTGGCATCTGACCGCAGGGCACACGCGGGTGCCCCCTGCCCGATCGGCCGGGCCATCGATGTCCTGGGGGAGAGATGGACGCTGCTGATCCTGCGCAACGCCACGCTGGGCATGACCCGCTTCGAGGATTTCCGGTCTGACCTGGGCATCGCCGACAACATCCTGTCGCTCCGGCTGACCCGCCTCGTCGACCTCGGCCTGTTCACCCGCGTGCCCTACCGCGACGGCGGTCGCACCCGCAACGAGTACCGCCTCACCGCCGCGGGCGCCGACATGCTCCCGGTACTGCACGCGCTCGCCGACTGGGGCCACGAGCACACCAGGCCCGACGAGCCCGCGGAGCGGATGCGGATCGTCCACCGGACCTGCGAGCACGCCACGACCCCGGGCGGGCACTGCGACCACTGCGGGCAGCCCGTACGCCGCGAGGAGGAAGCCTGGATCCGGCCCTGGCGATCACCTGAACCGACCCCCCTCGCGGCCCCCGTCGTCTGAGGATCCGGTGAAGCGGAGAGGTCGTTGAAGCCGTGGGGCCGGTGAAACGAGCCCGTCCCGCGGAACCTCCCGACCACACCGAACTGCCGCCCACACTGAGCGCGCCGCCTACGCCGAAGCGCCGCGCATATTGGGGGCGCCGTCTACGCCAGGAGATCGTCGAAGGCGACCGAGAGGTGGCGTGGGCCGCGCAGGACCGGGTTCCGCCGGTACGGAGGCGGGTCGTTCACGAGCTGGGGATTGTCGAGCCGGCGGGCCAGTTCGGTCAGGGCGAGCTGGGCCTCCAGCCGCGCGAGAGGTGCGCCGAAGCAGTAGTGGATGCCGCTGCCGAAGCCGAGGTGCTGGTTGTCCCGGCGTTCGGGCTCGAACCGCTCGGCGTCCGGGAAACGTTTGGGGTCCCGGTTGCCGGAGGCCAGGACGAGCCAGATGGGCGCGCCCTTGGGGATGACGGTGCCCGCGATGTCGATGTCGTCGAGGGCGGTGCGCTGCGGCAGGAGCTGCACCGGCGGCTCGTAGCGCAGGAGTTCCTCCACGAGCGGGACGGCCAGGCCTGGATCGTCGCGCAGCCTCTTGAGGACGTCGGGGTGGCGCAGCAGCGTGAGCATCCCGTTGGAGATGAGGTTGACGGTGGTCTCGTGACCGGCGATGAGGAGCAGGACGCCGGTGGCGATCAGCTCCACCGGCGTCATCTGCCCGTCGGGGCCGTGGTCGGTGGCCAGCGCGGAGAACATGTCGTCACCGGGCACGTGACGGTGCTCCTCGATGAGCTCGGCGAGATACCGGCCCATCTCGGACCTGGCCTGCTGGGAGGCACGCTGCCGTTCGGCGGGCCCCTCGGCCGGGTTGGGATCGAGGGCGGCGACGATCGCCTCGGCCCAGACGTGGAAACGCGCCTCGTCCTGGCGGGGAACCCCGAGGAGCTTGCAGATCACCGCCACGGGAAAGGGGTAGGCGAAGTCGTCGACGATGTCGACCTGGTTCCTGCCCTGGAAGCCGTCGATCAGGTCGGAGACCATCCGGGTGAGCTCGCCGCGCATGTTGAAGACCCGCCGGGGGCATTTCGGCGGCCCGAACGGGCGCGTCGCCAGGCGGCGCAGCCGGTCGTGCTCGGGCGGATCGAGCCTGATGAAGCTGACCGGCAGGCTCGGGTCCTCCTCCAGGGGAAGGGCGTCGCCCGGCTGCGGAACCCGGTTGCGCAGGTCCGAACTGAGCCGCGGGTCGTGCAGCAGGGAGAGGATCTCCCAGTAGGTGCTGACGGTGTAGACGCCGTCGTCCTGCCGCGCCACCGGCGTCCTGCGAAGCTCGGTGTAGAGCGGATAGGGGTCGGCGCGGTTGGCGTAGTCGGTGATCTGCCGCAGCAGCGTGCCCGAAGTCATGGAAGTCCTTCGATGTCCGGTCGGGAAACTCGTTGTCACATACGGGCCGGGGTGAACGTGACCTTCCGGTCGCTGGGCGAGTAACCGCTCAGGGTGACGGTGGGCCCGTGGGAGGGCAGGGAGGGGTCAGGGAACTCGGAAGGGACCGCCCGCAGTCCTTCGGGACGCCGGTCCACGTTGGCGAATTCGAGCGGGAACGGCGCGGCCGTTTCGATCAGTCTGCGGTAGAAGTCCAGCCATCTGGCCTGGTCGAAGGCGACGGCGGCGATGACGCGGCCCTGGAAGCCGTAGGCGACGGTGAAGCGGTGCTCGGCGAGCGAACCCTGGGTGATCATGAGTTTGTCTCCCATGGTCGGTACGCCGGTGGACTTGATGTTGACGCCGAACTGAGCGGACCAGAAGGCCGGAACCCACAGGTACGGAAGGCGGTCGGGCCCGGAACTGATCATGTTGTGGGCCGCGACCTCGGCCTGTGTGACCGCGTTGCCCCAGTGCTCCAGCGAGAGGAACTGGTATCCGAAGAGCGGGTGGGGCGAGCGGGCGACGTCCCCGGCGACGAAGATGTCGTCGGTGACGATGCCGTGGATGTCGAAGGCCCGGCACCCGGCGTCGCAGGCGACTCCCCTCGGACCCGCGGCCACCCCTGAGCCCGCGAGCCACTCGGTGTTGCGCATCGCACCGAGTGCGATCACCGCCACGTCCACGTCCAGTACGGTGCCGTCGGACAGATGGGCGCAGGTGAGCCGTCCGGCGGAGTCGCCTTCGAGCGCGGTGACCGTGATGCCACAGCGCAGGTCGACGCCGTGCTCACGCTGTAGTTCCGCCGCGACCGCGCCGATGACGCCGCCGAGCGCCCCCACCAGAGGGGCCGGGCCGCGCTCGGCCACCGTGACCTCCAGTCCCCGCTCGCGGCAGGCGGAGGCGATCTCGGAGCCGGTGAACCCGGCGCCGACGATGAGCACCCGCCGGGGTCTGGCGGTCAGCCTCCGGTTCAGCCGGGCGGCGTCGTCGCTGGTGCGCAGGACGAAGACCCCGTCCAGGTCGGCCTCGGCCTCCTTCACCCACGGCCGGGCGCGGGTGCCGGTCGCGATCAGCAGGCGGTCGAACGGGACCTCCTCGCCGTCGGCCAGGCGCACCTGCCTGCCGGTCAGGTCCAGCCCCGTGGCGGCGACCCCGAGCCGCCACTGCGCGTCGAGCGCGCGTCGCCGGGGAAGGGGGGTGGCGTCCGCCGGCATGTGGCCCAGCAGGACCTGCTTGGACAGCGGCGGCCGGTCGTAGGGTTCCTGCGGCTCATCGCCGATCATGGTCAGTGATCCCGTGAAACCCTCCTCGCGCAGCGTCTCCGCGGCTCGCAGACCTGCCAGGGACGCGCCGACGATGACGATACGGCCATGCTGTCTGAACGCCCGGGAGAGCTCGTCAACGGACATGGGCCTCCGCCTCCCTCTGGGCGGCGGGTTCGTCGGCCTGGTCGTCCCGCTGGTCGACCAGGATGGCCTGGACAGGGCAGGCCGCCGCGGCTCTCATGACATGCTCGCGCTGCGCGTCACCCGCGTGAGGGGTGTACATCAGTGCTTCTTCACCGTGCATGGTGAACACATCCGGCGCCAGGAACGCGCACTGCGCGTATCCCTCGCACCGATTGAGGTCAACGACGATCCTCATGAGGACCTGTGTCCCTTCACCGGGGTTGGCCATCGAGATGATGCCTACCGTAAGCCGCTGAACAGGGAAAACGTCATCCGGAATCGCCGTGTTGCGCCTTTTGGGCCACCCTTTGCCGGACTACCCCCGAAAGGAGGGTGATGGACCGTTGGGGGGTGCGCGTACGCGGGGACCCGGGAGGGCGACGGACCGTTGAAGGCGTGCGTACGCGGGGACCTGGGAGGGCGACGGACCGTTGAAGGCGCGCGTACACGGGGACCGGAGGGGGCGACGGACCGCCGGCCGGGAGTGACGCCGCGACAAGGCCCCGGCGCTCCGACGGTCGTCAGGTCAGGGAACGGGCGAGTTCGGCGGCGGCGTCGGCCACCCGGGGGCCGACGGTGCCGGGGTCGAGAGGGGTGAAGGTGATCACGCCCACGGAGGCTTCGAGCCAGGGCAGGCCGGGAACGGGGGCGGCTATGCCGCGGGCGCCCTCCTGGAGCTGCCCCTCGGTGATCAGGTAGCCGGTGCGGCCCTCGCGCAGGGCGAGGATGGCGAGACCGGCGGCGCCCCGGGCGAGAGGGTGGCGGGAGCCCTCGCGGTAGGCGACGTGCATGTTCGTCCAGGAGGGTTCGACCACCGCCACCGCCAGGCCGTCGTCCCCCTCGGCCACGGTGAGGTGCGCGGTCGCGCCGACCTCCTCGGCGAGCCTGCGCAGGGTGGGCAGGGCGCCGTCACGGAGCAGCGGCTGTACGGCGCGCGCCAGGACGAGGACCCCGAAGCCGAGGTGGACGCGGCCCTTGCCGTCCCGGCGGACGAAGCCCTCGCTCTGGAGGGTGGTGAGCAGGCGGTAGACCGCCGGGCGGCTCAGCTCCAGCTCGGCCGCGAGCTCGGTGGGAGTGCGGCCGCGGCGGCCGTCCGCGAGCAGGCGGAGCAGGCGCAGGCCGCGTTCGAGGGTCTGCGACGATTCGGCCGCCATCAGAGCGCCTGCTGTGCTGAGAGCATGTCCTTGATTATCGCGGGTGCTTGCGGTCGTGAGCCGGTGTGGCACACGATGAGGGTCCGATCTTGGTAAGGGGGCTCGATGAGGTCCGTCATCATCGTCGGAGCGGGCATCTGGGGCACGTCGCTGGCACTGAGGCTGGCGGAGTCGGGGTGGCGGGTCACGCTGGTCGAGCAGTACCAGCCGGGACACCTGCGGCAGGCGAGCGCGGGGGAGACCCGGCTGTTGCGGGCCTCGCACGGCACCGACGAATGGTATCCCCGGATGGCGCGGCGGGCCCGTGAGCTGTGGCGGGAGCTCGGCGATCGGGTCGGCGAGGAGCTGTACACCGAGACGGGAATGCTCTGGTTCGCCCGGCGGGCGCAGGGGTGGGAGCGTTCGAGCGCCTCGGTTCTGGAGCGGCTCGGCATCCCGCACGAGATCTGGGATCCGGCCAGGGCGGGGACCGTCTTCCCGGACTTCCGCGGCGACGACCTGGAGTTCGTGCTCTGGGAGCCCGAGGCCGGAGTGGTCAGGGCCCGGCGGGCCACGCAGGTGACGGCCAGGCTCGCTCTCGCGGCGGGGGTCGGCCTGGTCAGGGGCCGGGCGGAGCCGTACGGCGACGCGGTGCGGGTCGGCGGGGAGGTGCTGCGCGCGGATCAGGTGGTCTGGGCGTGCGGGGCCTGGCTGCCCCGGTTGTTCCCCGGACTCGTGGACCTCCAGGTCACCAAGCAGGACACGCTGCACTTCGCGGTGGCGAACGGGTGGGACACCCCGGCGTGGATCGACGACGAGGCGTCGGTCTACGGGCACGGGGACGTCGACGGGCTCGGGATGAAGGTGACGTCGGACGCCGAGGGCGAGCCGTACGACCCGGAGGCCGGGGACCGCAGGATCTCCGCGGCGAGCGAGACGGTCTCGCGGGACTACCTCCGGCGCAGGTTCCCGAGCCTGGCGAAGGCGCCCGTGCTGTTCAGCCAGGTCTGCCAGTACACCCTCACCCCCGACAACGAATGGATCATCGCCAGGGCGGAGGACGGCGTCTGGCTGCTCGGCGGTGATTCGGGGCACGGGTTCAAGC
It includes:
- a CDS encoding sensor histidine kinase; protein product: MTVVPYTLLAALVVFKVIAEQSAGGDSLLVDLVLCGVAAGWMLLMFTLRPAWWERPLIMGVFFTGLLVITAVLVARDPAFALFTPAPYIYAFTILRWPWRLLGVAAVAVVAGAAQASDVPKTTALGLTISVIIVVVNVVMMCGTAWFLQIAEKEREQRLRALDELSRTNRLLEASLAENAGLHAQLLAQAREAGVLDERQRMAREIHDTLAQGLTGIITQLQAAEQIHEVPAPWRRPFEAVKGLARESLAEARRSVDALRPESLETAHLSDALTDVVGRWSTLHGLAVQVTTTGTVRPMAPETEFALLRTAQEALANVAKHAHATRVGVTLSYLEHEVALDVRDDGRGFDLAGLEADTAGNGASRQPSRGGFGLAIMRQRVEGLSGSLRIESEPGSGTGISACVPTLPAGSHA
- a CDS encoding ABC transporter permease, producing the protein MSVLNTTAPLTAKRGSATWRLTKAEVKLCVREKTGPLWGVGFPLVLLIILGNVPALGEAVEVGGDLTYFDLYVPVIILFNLAILALTALPTILAGYRENGVLRRMRTTPIGPARVLAAQLVANLAIALVAVTLFLAVARLGFGVRLPENLAGFVVGWLLAAAALLSIGLLITALAPGRGPATAIGTVAFFPMMFFAGLWVPIAQMPPLMQSISHYTPLGAGMQAFQEAAFEGHFPSAQPLLTLAGYAVICSVIAVRWFRWE
- a CDS encoding ABC transporter ATP-binding protein; translated protein: MPPVIEVRNLHKRYGNNVAVDDVSLTVQEGEIFGILGPNGAGKTTTVECIGGLRVPDRGEIKVLGLDPRRDHAELTRRLGVQLQAGQIQERLEVAEALELYSSFYPDPADWRELMDGLGLASKAKTRYAKLSGGQKQRLSIALALVGSPQVAILDELTTGLDPQARRDTWDLIEGVRSRGVTIVLVTHFMEEAERLCDRLALIDAGRVVMVDTPAGLTERARIEQRIQFRPSRQIDDELLTSLPDVSGVTRRGELVIVNGNSNALNAVTAVLARNQIVAERLRVEQASLEDAFVELTGKRPDDAS
- a CDS encoding VOC family protein, whose product is MRASFRAQTLAAGYVQPSTTGTPRTPTSGLDLAAERWGRRPNQAGGRHPPIGGSRPGRGERGKRRDRSLRERGRTRKRRRTRRQLHIDVRVEDLEQAEQKALALGARRLRGGGERFRVYEDLVGHPFCLVSW
- a CDS encoding VOC family protein — translated: MLHHVQLACPPGSEPALRDFYEGVLGLAEVPKPPVLAARGGCWFRGHGIELHLGVEADFRPARKAHPGLLVRDIDEWARRLTEAGYPASFDDDFPGMRRFYSEDPHGNRLEFLEPLS
- a CDS encoding MmyB family transcriptional regulator is translated as MTAWSEVESSVVTGLTPADVDEPTRLLPGEVGLPSEPRRRTPGLRREEVTQLAGMSADYLMRLEQARSPQPSTQLLAARALFGCHCTIEEPDRNIPWRWFTDAFVREAYPEEEHAEYSRLHVADLRAAVVRRGDDPAAAALVERLRAASEEFTRLWELHEVAVRRASRMRLRHPAIGPMEFDYEALLAPAEDQRLLIYTPPPGSKTFEALELLRVVGPETAHRSHR
- a CDS encoding alpha-hydroxy-acid oxidizing protein — protein: MSPQFGDYQHEIYFDGLRGVVPGLPMTFAELEARAEAMLPPSIWSYVAGGAGDEYTQRANVAAFQHWGLIPRMLVGAARRELSVELFGLKLPSPLFMSPVGVIGLCAQDGHGDLATARAAARTGVPMIASTLSVDPMEAVAQEFGETPGFFQLYTPTDRKLAENLVHRAEAAGFKGIVVTLDTWVTGWRPRDLSTGNFPQLRGHCLANYTSDPVFRAQLARTPEEDPRAAVMHWAGVFGNPLTWDDLPWLRSLTDLPLVLKGICHPDDARRAKDAGVDGIYCSNHGGRQANGGLAALDLLPDVVDAADGLPVLFDSGVRSGADVIKALALGATAVGVGRPYAYGLALGGVDGIVHVLRALLAEADLIMAVDGYPTLADLTPQALRRTSGTSLL
- a CDS encoding DUF302 domain-containing protein, encoding MIQRTDTGVHTVPHEVNRLTVGVSAPFQEFRERYERAVPVFDTERFERLIRDEADWDTVLRATAQNAPHGFIIYWSHDFTPLMRLAGERWVCVEYLMGNHAIAQGMYHHDPAVLLYAPLRTAIYEDAGGTTRFAVDQPSTRFASFGNPDITEVGITLDHKLAALLEYLDAPVPAELVRERVPHG
- a CDS encoding winged helix-turn-helix transcriptional regulator translates to MASDRRAHAGAPCPIGRAIDVLGERWTLLILRNATLGMTRFEDFRSDLGIADNILSLRLTRLVDLGLFTRVPYRDGGRTRNEYRLTAAGADMLPVLHALADWGHEHTRPDEPAERMRIVHRTCEHATTPGGHCDHCGQPVRREEEAWIRPWRSPEPTPLAAPVV
- a CDS encoding cytochrome P450, with amino-acid sequence MTSGTLLRQITDYANRADPYPLYTELRRTPVARQDDGVYTVSTYWEILSLLHDPRLSSDLRNRVPQPGDALPLEEDPSLPVSFIRLDPPEHDRLRRLATRPFGPPKCPRRVFNMRGELTRMVSDLIDGFQGRNQVDIVDDFAYPFPVAVICKLLGVPRQDEARFHVWAEAIVAALDPNPAEGPAERQRASQQARSEMGRYLAELIEEHRHVPGDDMFSALATDHGPDGQMTPVELIATGVLLLIAGHETTVNLISNGMLTLLRHPDVLKRLRDDPGLAVPLVEELLRYEPPVQLLPQRTALDDIDIAGTVIPKGAPIWLVLASGNRDPKRFPDAERFEPERRDNQHLGFGSGIHYCFGAPLARLEAQLALTELARRLDNPQLVNDPPPYRRNPVLRGPRHLSVAFDDLLA
- a CDS encoding NAD(P)/FAD-dependent oxidoreductase gives rise to the protein MSVDELSRAFRQHGRIVIVGASLAGLRAAETLREEGFTGSLTMIGDEPQEPYDRPPLSKQVLLGHMPADATPLPRRRALDAQWRLGVAATGLDLTGRQVRLADGEEVPFDRLLIATGTRARPWVKEAEADLDGVFVLRTSDDAARLNRRLTARPRRVLIVGAGFTGSEIASACRERGLEVTVAERGPAPLVGALGGVIGAVAAELQREHGVDLRCGITVTALEGDSAGRLTCAHLSDGTVLDVDVAVIALGAMRNTEWLAGSGVAAGPRGVACDAGCRAFDIHGIVTDDIFVAGDVARSPHPLFGYQFLSLEHWGNAVTQAEVAAHNMISSGPDRLPYLWVPAFWSAQFGVNIKSTGVPTMGDKLMITQGSLAEHRFTVAYGFQGRVIAAVAFDQARWLDFYRRLIETAAPFPLEFANVDRRPEGLRAVPSEFPDPSLPSHGPTVTLSGYSPSDRKVTFTPARM
- a CDS encoding ferredoxin; its protein translation is MRIVVDLNRCEGYAQCAFLAPDVFTMHGEEALMYTPHAGDAQREHVMRAAAACPVQAILVDQRDDQADEPAAQREAEAHVR